Proteins from a single region of Streptomyces vinaceus:
- a CDS encoding GNAT family N-acetyltransferase has product MVDIREVPEADIDRALELAYLVFHDRPEAEGRRRHHALLRTCARLGAYDGDALVGFMAAHDFRLSVPGADLPCPGLTFVSVAPTHRRRGVLTALMDEQLRRTGAAGSPIAALWASESAIYGRFGYGCATQGATVEIDSTRPLALRIAPDARPLRLVDPRDAIALIGPYHEAARAGRPGRPTRDAERWNESWLSEQDEEDEELGPPRIIVLGDPGEPIAGYVLYRTKHEADGAPARGPGLVRVDELEADTPAVAAALWDCLAGLDLTGRVRAWGRPLDDPLLRFAADRDQVRVTAQFPALWLRLVDVRAALTRRSWAAPVEVVLEVADVRLPANAGRYRLKAGPDGTAYERATAPADLEFDVRDLAACYLGGTRAAELVAAGLVAERTPGAAAALDAALHTPLLPHTADEF; this is encoded by the coding sequence ATGGTGGACATCCGTGAGGTACCCGAAGCCGACATCGACCGCGCTCTGGAGCTCGCGTACCTGGTCTTCCACGACCGCCCCGAAGCGGAGGGCCGCCGGCGCCACCACGCCCTCCTGCGCACCTGCGCCCGGCTGGGCGCGTACGACGGGGACGCGCTGGTCGGCTTCATGGCCGCGCACGACTTCCGGCTCTCGGTGCCCGGGGCGGACCTGCCCTGCCCCGGGCTCACCTTCGTCAGCGTCGCCCCCACCCACCGCCGCCGCGGCGTGCTCACCGCGCTGATGGACGAGCAACTGCGGCGCACGGGGGCCGCGGGCAGCCCGATCGCCGCGCTGTGGGCCTCCGAATCCGCCATCTACGGCCGCTTCGGCTACGGCTGCGCCACCCAGGGCGCCACCGTCGAGATCGACTCCACCCGGCCGCTGGCCCTGCGCATCGCACCGGACGCGCGCCCGCTGCGGCTGGTCGACCCGCGGGACGCGATCGCGCTGATCGGGCCGTACCACGAGGCCGCCCGCGCCGGCCGGCCCGGCCGCCCCACCCGCGACGCCGAGCGCTGGAACGAGTCCTGGCTCAGCGAACAGGACGAGGAGGACGAGGAGTTGGGTCCGCCCCGGATCATCGTCCTCGGCGATCCGGGCGAGCCGATCGCGGGGTACGTGCTCTACCGCACGAAGCACGAGGCCGACGGCGCCCCCGCCCGCGGCCCCGGCCTGGTCCGCGTCGACGAACTGGAGGCGGACACCCCGGCGGTGGCCGCCGCCCTGTGGGACTGCCTGGCCGGCCTCGACCTCACCGGCAGGGTCCGCGCCTGGGGCCGCCCGCTGGACGATCCGCTGCTGCGGTTCGCCGCCGACCGGGACCAGGTCAGGGTCACCGCCCAGTTCCCGGCGCTGTGGCTGCGGCTGGTCGACGTGCGGGCGGCGCTGACCCGGCGCTCCTGGGCCGCGCCGGTGGAGGTGGTGCTGGAGGTGGCCGACGTACGGCTGCCGGCGAACGCGGGCCGGTACCGGCTGAAGGCGGGCCCGGACGGTACCGCGTACGAGCGCGCCACCGCCCCCGCCGACCTGGAGTTCGACGTACGGGACCTCGCGGCCTGTTACCTGGGCGGCA
- a CDS encoding YncE family protein, whose protein sequence is MSRTARTARTARTTRTPARTPVRTLLAGCVLVAASLAGGPASASAPVAGPAAGADVREVLFVGNNWEGTADVLASTGDLAKVGRINMIPDKEERLREIYLNPVKLAFFLGIRAGAGEGHDQFVDDMYTTADGSAVVASRPSFADVVSIDVRTGRINWRFPVSGFRSDHMAVSPDGTRVAVSASTANTVHVLDIATGRQLGSFPTGDKPHENTFSRDGRFLWNSSIGDVTSALDAPWLDWTKGDRKITVVDAQTFRTVRVIDMRERLDAFGRPDLSDAVRPMSFSPDESKLYFQVSFFNGVVEYDVAGDRITRIKELPRNPATNADRTTWVNDSRHHGMSMSPDGTKLCVAGTMDDYATVVDRASLTEGPLVPANKPYWATVDGDGTACVISESGADQVTAIDFATGAKRVSVPVGDHPQRVRIGHVPTGWTGPR, encoded by the coding sequence ATGTCCCGGACCGCACGCACCGCCCGTACGGCACGCACCACCCGCACCCCCGCCCGTACCCCCGTCCGTACGCTCCTGGCCGGCTGCGTCCTGGTCGCGGCCTCGCTGGCGGGCGGGCCCGCCTCGGCGTCCGCGCCGGTCGCCGGCCCCGCCGCCGGCGCCGACGTCCGCGAGGTGCTCTTCGTCGGCAACAACTGGGAGGGCACCGCCGACGTGCTCGCCTCCACCGGCGACCTCGCCAAGGTGGGCCGGATCAACATGATCCCCGACAAGGAGGAGCGGCTCCGGGAGATCTACCTCAACCCGGTCAAGCTCGCCTTCTTCCTCGGCATCCGCGCCGGCGCGGGCGAGGGCCACGACCAGTTCGTCGACGACATGTACACCACCGCCGACGGCTCCGCCGTGGTCGCCTCCCGCCCCAGCTTCGCCGACGTCGTCTCGATCGATGTCCGCACGGGCCGGATCAACTGGCGCTTCCCCGTCTCCGGCTTCCGCTCCGACCACATGGCGGTCTCGCCGGACGGCACCCGGGTCGCGGTCTCGGCCTCCACCGCCAACACCGTGCACGTCCTCGACATCGCCACCGGGCGGCAGCTCGGTTCCTTCCCGACCGGCGACAAGCCGCACGAGAACACCTTCAGCCGCGACGGCCGCTTCCTGTGGAACAGCTCCATCGGGGACGTGACCTCCGCCCTCGACGCGCCGTGGCTGGACTGGACGAAGGGCGACCGGAAGATCACCGTCGTCGACGCGCAGACCTTCCGCACGGTCCGGGTGATCGACATGCGCGAGCGGCTCGACGCCTTCGGCCGCCCGGACCTCTCCGACGCCGTCCGCCCGATGTCCTTCAGCCCCGACGAGTCGAAGCTCTACTTCCAGGTGTCCTTCTTCAACGGGGTCGTCGAATACGACGTGGCCGGCGACCGGATCACCCGGATCAAGGAGCTTCCCCGCAACCCCGCCACCAACGCCGACCGCACCACCTGGGTCAACGACTCCCGCCACCACGGCATGTCCATGAGCCCGGACGGGACCAAGCTCTGCGTCGCGGGCACGATGGACGACTACGCCACCGTCGTCGACCGCGCCTCCCTCACCGAGGGGCCGCTCGTGCCCGCGAACAAGCCGTACTGGGCCACCGTCGACGGGGACGGCACCGCCTGCGTGATCTCCGAGAGCGGCGCGGACCAGGTCACCGCCATCGACTTCGCGACCGGCGCCAAGCGGGTGTCCGTCCCGGTCGGCGACCACCCCCAGCGGGTCCGGATCGGCCACGTCCCCACCGGCTGGACGGGCCCGCGGTAA
- a CDS encoding XdhC family protein has protein sequence MLDIAEELNRWVEQGRDFAVATVVAVGGSAPRQPGAALAVDSEGTAIGSVSGGCVEGAVYELCQQALEDGETVRERFGYSDDDAFAVGLTCGGIIDILITPVPVGSPAREVFAAALAAASRGEAAAVARIAEGPAELLGRAVLVRGEGGHEGGFGGHPELDRTIAAEARAMLDAGRTGVLEIGADGRLCGEPLKVLVESSVPPPRMIVFGAIDFASALVRIGKFLGYHVTLCDARPVFATKNRFPEADEIVVEWPHRYLRAQSSAGAVDGRTVLCVLTHDAKFDVPLLELALKLPVAYIGAMGSRRTHEDRNKRLRDVGVSELELARLRSPIGLDLGARSPEETALSIAAEIVANRRGGSGAALTGAHIPIHPDVSKTVIGRIGSVA, from the coding sequence ATGCTGGACATCGCCGAAGAACTGAACCGGTGGGTCGAGCAGGGACGAGACTTCGCCGTCGCCACCGTGGTGGCGGTCGGCGGGAGCGCGCCCCGGCAGCCCGGAGCCGCGCTCGCCGTCGACAGCGAGGGCACGGCCATCGGATCGGTCTCCGGCGGATGCGTGGAGGGCGCGGTGTACGAGCTGTGCCAGCAGGCGCTGGAGGACGGCGAGACCGTCCGGGAGCGCTTCGGCTACAGCGACGACGATGCCTTCGCCGTGGGCCTGACCTGCGGCGGGATCATCGACATCCTCATCACCCCGGTACCGGTGGGATCCCCGGCGCGGGAGGTGTTCGCGGCCGCGCTGGCCGCGGCCTCCCGCGGTGAGGCCGCCGCCGTCGCCCGGATCGCGGAAGGGCCGGCCGAGCTCCTGGGCCGGGCCGTGCTCGTCCGGGGCGAGGGCGGTCACGAGGGCGGTTTCGGGGGCCACCCCGAGCTGGACCGCACCATCGCCGCGGAGGCCCGCGCGATGCTCGACGCCGGGCGCACCGGCGTGCTGGAGATCGGCGCCGACGGACGGCTCTGCGGGGAGCCGCTCAAGGTGCTCGTCGAGTCCAGCGTCCCGCCGCCGCGGATGATCGTCTTCGGTGCGATCGACTTCGCGTCCGCCCTGGTGCGGATCGGCAAGTTCCTCGGCTATCACGTCACCCTGTGTGACGCCCGGCCGGTGTTCGCCACGAAGAACCGTTTCCCCGAGGCGGACGAGATCGTCGTCGAATGGCCGCACCGCTACCTCCGGGCCCAGTCCTCGGCGGGCGCGGTGGACGGCCGGACCGTCCTGTGCGTGCTCACCCACGACGCCAAGTTCGACGTCCCGCTCCTCGAACTGGCCCTCAAGCTGCCCGTCGCCTACATCGGCGCCATGGGCTCCCGACGCACCCACGAGGACCGCAACAAGCGACTGCGGGACGTCGGCGTGAGCGAGCTGGAGCTGGCCCGGCTGCGCTCCCCGATCGGCCTGGACCTCGGCGCCCGCTCCCCGGAGGAGACCGCGCTGTCCATCGCCGCCGAGATCGTGGCGAACCGCCGCGGCGGCTCGGGCGCGGCCCTCACCGGAGCGCACATACCGATCCACCCGGACGTCTCGAAGACGGTGATCGGCCGGATCGGTTCGGTCGCCTGA
- a CDS encoding NCS2 family permease, with translation MTQSSVEPKTSAEEAGDGSRNPAGRSWLDRYFHITHRGSNVGNEIRGGVTTFMAMAYILLLNPLILSGKDVAGDTMSQKALITATAFAAALTTLLMGFVGKVPLALAAGLSVSGVLSSQVAPQMTWPQAMGMCVMYGVVICLLVVTGLREMIMNAIPLALKHAITMGIGMFVALIGLVKAGFVGNGGEFSPPVQLGAIGQLSGWPVLIFCITLLAIFMLQARKVPGAILIGIVGGTVVAAIVNAVADVDPKAWKNGAPTLDGSAISMPDFSLFGQVSFGGWGDVGAMTIGMIVFTLVLAGFFDAMATIIGVGTEAKLADDKGRMPGLSKALFIDGAGGAIGGLTGGSGQTVFVESATGVGEGARTGLASVVTGLFFAACLFFTPITQIVPGEVASAALVVIGAMMMQNARHVDWADSATAIPVFLTVVLMPFTYSITAGVAAGVISYVAIKIAQGKAREIGAFMWALTVIFVIFFAEHPIEAWLGVK, from the coding sequence ATGACCCAGTCGTCTGTGGAGCCCAAGACCAGCGCGGAAGAGGCCGGCGACGGCTCTCGCAACCCCGCCGGGCGTTCTTGGCTCGACCGGTACTTTCACATCACGCACAGAGGTTCCAACGTCGGCAATGAGATTCGTGGCGGAGTCACGACCTTCATGGCCATGGCGTACATCCTCCTGCTCAACCCGCTGATCCTCTCCGGCAAGGACGTCGCCGGAGACACCATGAGCCAGAAGGCTCTCATCACCGCCACGGCGTTCGCCGCGGCCCTGACCACGCTCCTCATGGGCTTCGTCGGCAAGGTGCCGCTGGCCCTGGCCGCGGGCCTGTCGGTCTCCGGCGTGCTCTCCTCGCAGGTCGCGCCCCAGATGACCTGGCCGCAGGCCATGGGCATGTGCGTGATGTACGGCGTCGTGATCTGTCTCCTGGTCGTCACCGGCCTCCGAGAGATGATCATGAACGCGATCCCCCTCGCGCTCAAGCACGCCATCACCATGGGCATCGGCATGTTCGTCGCCCTCATCGGCCTCGTGAAGGCCGGCTTCGTGGGCAACGGCGGGGAGTTCTCCCCTCCGGTCCAGCTCGGTGCGATCGGCCAGCTCTCCGGCTGGCCCGTCCTGATCTTCTGCATCACCCTGCTCGCCATCTTCATGCTGCAGGCCCGCAAGGTCCCCGGCGCGATCCTGATCGGCATCGTCGGCGGCACCGTGGTCGCCGCGATCGTCAACGCCGTCGCCGACGTGGACCCGAAGGCCTGGAAGAACGGCGCGCCGACCCTGGACGGGTCCGCGATCTCGATGCCGGACTTCTCCCTCTTCGGCCAGGTCTCCTTCGGCGGCTGGGGCGACGTCGGCGCCATGACGATCGGCATGATCGTCTTCACCCTCGTCCTCGCCGGCTTCTTCGACGCGATGGCCACCATCATCGGCGTCGGCACCGAGGCCAAGCTGGCCGACGACAAGGGCCGCATGCCGGGCCTGTCGAAGGCGCTGTTCATCGACGGCGCCGGCGGTGCCATCGGCGGCCTGACCGGCGGCTCCGGCCAGACCGTGTTCGTCGAGTCCGCCACCGGCGTCGGCGAGGGCGCCCGTACGGGCCTCGCCTCCGTCGTCACCGGCCTCTTCTTCGCGGCCTGCCTCTTCTTCACCCCGATCACGCAGATCGTCCCGGGTGAGGTGGCCTCCGCGGCCCTGGTCGTCATCGGCGCGATGATGATGCAGAACGCCCGCCACGTGGACTGGGCCGACAGCGCGACCGCCATCCCGGTCTTCCTGACCGTCGTGCTCATGCCCTTCACCTACTCGATCACCGCGGGTGTCGCCGCCGGCGTGATCTCGTACGTGGCGATCAAGATCGCGCAGGGCAAGGCCCGCGAGATCGGTGCCTTCATGTGGGCACTGACCGTGATCTTCGTGATCTTCTTCGCGGAGCACCCCATCGAGGCGTGGCTCGGTGTGAAGTAA
- the pucD gene encoding xanthine dehydrogenase subunit D, translated as MAQNTRTVPAGTPTNVTQKHNKGGIGESTLRPDGTLKVTGEFAYSSDMWHEDMLWGQTLRSTVAHAEIASIDISEALAMPGVYSVLTYDDLPAEMKNYGLEIQDTPVLANGRVRHHGEPVALVAADHPETARRAAAKIKIDYRELPLVTDEASALAADAPLIHPGRDDHHSGHVPHPNIVHRQPIIRGNVEEARKRADVIVEGEYVFGMQDQAFLGPESGLAVPSEDGGVDLYVATQWLHSDLKQIAPVLGLPEEKVRMTLSGVGGAFGGREDISMQIHACLLALATNKPVKIVYNRFESFFGHVHRHPAKLYYEHGATKDGKLTHMKCKIVLDGGAYASASPAVVGNASSLSVGPYVLEDVDIEAIALYTNNPPCGAMRGFGAVQACFAYEAQMDKLAAKLGMDPVEFRQLNAMEMGTIMPTGQVVDSPAPVAELLRRVKSRPLPPERQWESAGEGADVRALPGGLSNTTHGEGVVRGVGYAVGIKNVGFSEGFDDYSTARVRLEVINGEPVAMVHTAMAEVGQGGVTVHAQIARTELGVTQVTIHPADTQVGSAGSTSASRQTYMTGGAVKNTCEAVREALLEIGRRKNGSYHPAWATAELLLEGGKVVTDGGEVLADIADILEGEDAIDLELEFRHRPTVAFDLKTGQGDGHVQYTFAAHRAVVEVDTELGLVKVVELATAQDVGKALNMLSVVGQIQGGTTQGLGVAIMEEIIVDPKTAKVRNPSFTDYLIPTILDTPTIPVDVLELADPNAPYGLRGMGEAPTLSSTPAVLAAIRAATGLELNKTPIRPEALTGTL; from the coding sequence ATGGCTCAGAACACCCGCACGGTACCGGCCGGCACGCCGACCAACGTCACCCAGAAGCACAACAAGGGCGGCATCGGCGAGTCCACGCTCCGCCCGGACGGCACCCTCAAGGTCACCGGCGAGTTCGCGTACTCCTCGGACATGTGGCACGAGGACATGCTGTGGGGCCAGACCCTGCGCAGCACCGTCGCCCACGCCGAGATCGCCTCGATCGACATCTCCGAGGCCCTGGCCATGCCGGGCGTCTACTCGGTGCTGACGTACGACGACCTGCCGGCCGAGATGAAGAACTACGGCCTGGAGATCCAGGACACCCCGGTCCTGGCCAACGGCCGGGTGCGCCACCACGGTGAGCCGGTCGCCCTCGTGGCCGCCGACCACCCGGAGACCGCTCGCCGCGCGGCCGCCAAGATCAAGATCGACTACCGCGAGCTGCCGCTCGTCACGGACGAGGCCTCCGCCCTCGCCGCGGACGCGCCGCTGATCCACCCGGGCCGCGACGACCACCACTCCGGTCACGTCCCGCACCCGAACATCGTGCACCGCCAGCCGATCATCCGCGGCAACGTGGAGGAGGCCCGCAAGCGCGCCGACGTCATCGTCGAGGGCGAGTACGTCTTCGGCATGCAGGACCAGGCCTTCCTCGGCCCGGAGTCCGGCCTCGCCGTACCCTCCGAGGACGGCGGCGTCGACCTCTACGTGGCCACCCAGTGGCTGCACTCGGACCTCAAGCAGATCGCCCCGGTCCTCGGTCTCCCCGAGGAGAAGGTCCGCATGACGCTCTCGGGCGTCGGCGGTGCCTTCGGCGGCCGCGAGGACATCTCGATGCAGATCCACGCCTGCCTGCTGGCCCTGGCCACGAACAAGCCGGTCAAGATCGTCTACAACCGGTTCGAGTCCTTCTTCGGCCACGTGCACCGCCACCCGGCGAAGCTGTACTACGAGCATGGCGCCACCAAGGACGGCAAGCTCACGCACATGAAGTGCAAGATCGTCCTGGACGGCGGCGCGTACGCGTCGGCCTCCCCGGCGGTCGTGGGCAACGCCTCCTCGCTGTCGGTCGGTCCGTACGTCCTGGAGGACGTGGACATCGAGGCGATCGCGCTCTACACGAACAACCCGCCCTGCGGCGCGATGCGCGGCTTCGGCGCCGTCCAGGCCTGCTTCGCGTACGAGGCCCAGATGGACAAGCTCGCGGCGAAGCTGGGCATGGACCCGGTCGAGTTCCGCCAGCTGAACGCCATGGAGATGGGCACGATCATGCCCACCGGCCAGGTCGTGGACTCCCCGGCGCCCGTCGCCGAGCTGCTGCGCCGGGTCAAGTCCCGCCCGCTGCCGCCGGAGCGCCAGTGGGAGAGCGCCGGCGAGGGTGCGGACGTCCGCGCGCTGCCGGGCGGCCTGTCCAACACCACCCACGGCGAGGGCGTCGTGCGCGGCGTCGGCTACGCGGTCGGCATCAAGAACGTCGGCTTCTCCGAGGGCTTCGACGACTACTCCACCGCCCGCGTGCGCCTGGAGGTCATCAACGGCGAGCCCGTCGCGATGGTGCACACGGCCATGGCGGAGGTCGGCCAGGGCGGTGTCACCGTCCACGCGCAGATCGCCCGTACCGAGCTGGGCGTCACGCAGGTCACCATCCACCCGGCCGACACGCAGGTCGGCTCCGCCGGTTCCACGTCCGCCTCGCGGCAGACGTACATGACCGGTGGCGCCGTGAAGAACACCTGTGAAGCCGTGCGCGAGGCGCTCCTGGAGATCGGCCGCCGCAAGAACGGGTCCTACCACCCGGCCTGGGCGACCGCCGAGCTGCTCCTCGAAGGCGGCAAGGTCGTCACCGACGGCGGCGAGGTCCTCGCGGACATCGCCGACATCCTGGAGGGCGAGGACGCGATCGACCTGGAGCTGGAGTTCCGGCACCGGCCGACCGTCGCCTTCGATCTGAAGACCGGCCAGGGCGACGGCCACGTCCAGTACACCTTCGCCGCGCACCGCGCGGTGGTCGAGGTGGACACCGAGCTCGGCCTGGTCAAGGTCGTCGAGCTGGCGACCGCGCAGGACGTCGGCAAGGCCCTGAACATGCTCTCCGTGGTCGGCCAGATCCAGGGTGGCACCACCCAGGGCCTGGGCGTCGCGATCATGGAGGAGATCATCGTGGACCCGAAGACCGCGAAGGTGCGCAACCCCTCCTTCACGGACTACCTGATCCCGACCATCCTCGACACCCCGACCATCCCGGTCGACGTCCTGGAGCTCGCCGACCCGAACGCGCCGTACGGCCTTCGCGGTATGGGCGAGGCCCCCACCCTGTCGTCCACCCCGGCCGTCCTCGCGGCGATCCGGGCGGCGACCGGTCTGGAGCTCAACAAGACGCCGATCCGTCCGGAAGCCCTCACCGGCACCCTCTAG
- a CDS encoding (2Fe-2S)-binding protein: MRVNFTVNGRQQEADDVWEGESLLYVLRERLGLPGSKNACEQGECGSCTVRLDGVPVCSCLVAAGQVEGRDVVTVEGLADFAKQREEHGHGGACGTGGCGSKGGVSLDAAKQWQAHGPNSELRSRAADSQTGEGAPLSNIQQAFIDAGAVQCGFCTPGLLVQADALLEQNSSPSDQDIREALSGNLCRCTGYEKILDAVRLAAARQGEAV, from the coding sequence ATGCGCGTCAATTTCACCGTCAACGGCCGTCAGCAGGAAGCCGACGACGTATGGGAGGGCGAGTCCCTCCTGTACGTGCTGCGTGAGCGGCTCGGCCTGCCGGGTTCGAAGAACGCCTGCGAGCAGGGCGAGTGCGGTTCCTGCACCGTCCGTCTCGACGGCGTGCCGGTCTGTTCCTGTCTGGTGGCCGCCGGCCAGGTCGAGGGTCGCGACGTCGTGACCGTCGAGGGTCTGGCGGACTTCGCCAAGCAGCGCGAGGAGCACGGCCACGGCGGTGCCTGCGGCACCGGCGGCTGCGGCTCCAAGGGCGGCGTCTCCCTGGACGCGGCCAAGCAGTGGCAGGCGCACGGGCCCAACAGCGAGCTCCGCTCGCGGGCGGCCGACTCGCAGACCGGCGAGGGCGCCCCGCTCTCCAACATCCAGCAGGCGTTCATCGACGCCGGCGCCGTGCAGTGCGGTTTCTGCACCCCCGGTCTGCTGGTGCAGGCCGACGCGCTGCTCGAACAGAACAGCTCCCCGTCCGACCAGGACATCCGCGAGGCCCTGTCCGGCAACCTCTGCCGCTGCACGGGCTACGAGAAGATCCTCGACGCGGTCCGCCTGGCGGCCGCACGTCAGGGAGAGGCGGTCTGA
- a CDS encoding FAD binding domain-containing protein, with product MDFLRPASWEEALAAKAEYPTAVPIAGGTDIMVEINFDHRRPEYLLDLNRIGLLREWEVGEDVVRLGASVPYTQIMENLRTELPGLALASHTVASPQIRNRGGVGGNLGCASPAGDSHPALLAAGAEVEVESVRGSRLIPIDEFYTGVKRNALAADELIKTVHVKKADGPQQYSKVGSRNAMVIAVCAFGLALHPETRTVRTGIGSAAPTPIRAKAAEEFLNAALEEGGFWESGKVITPSIAKQFGDLASGAANPIDDVRGTAKYRRHAVGIMARRQLVWTWEQYRGTGHGRSLEGAA from the coding sequence ATGGACTTCCTTCGCCCCGCCAGCTGGGAGGAGGCGCTCGCCGCTAAGGCCGAGTACCCCACAGCTGTGCCGATTGCGGGTGGCACCGACATCATGGTCGAGATCAACTTCGACCACCGTCGGCCGGAGTACCTCCTGGACCTGAACCGCATCGGTCTGCTGCGGGAGTGGGAGGTCGGCGAGGACGTGGTCCGTCTGGGCGCCTCCGTCCCGTACACGCAGATCATGGAGAACCTCCGGACGGAGCTCCCGGGTCTCGCGCTCGCCTCGCACACGGTCGCGTCCCCGCAGATCCGCAACCGCGGCGGCGTCGGCGGCAACCTCGGTTGCGCCTCGCCGGCGGGCGACTCCCACCCGGCGCTGCTCGCGGCGGGCGCCGAGGTCGAGGTGGAGTCCGTACGCGGCTCTCGCCTGATCCCGATCGACGAGTTCTACACCGGCGTGAAGCGCAACGCGCTCGCCGCCGACGAGCTCATCAAGACCGTCCACGTGAAGAAGGCGGACGGTCCCCAGCAGTACTCCAAGGTCGGCTCCCGCAACGCGATGGTCATCGCCGTCTGCGCGTTCGGCCTGGCGCTGCACCCCGAGACCCGCACGGTCCGCACCGGCATCGGCTCGGCCGCGCCGACCCCGATCCGTGCGAAGGCCGCCGAGGAGTTCCTGAACGCCGCGCTCGAAGAGGGCGGTTTCTGGGAGTCCGGCAAGGTCATCACCCCGTCGATCGCCAAGCAGTTCGGTGACCTCGCCTCCGGCGCGGCCAACCCGATCGACGACGTCCGCGGCACGGCGAAGTACCGCCGTCACGCGGTCGGCATCATGGCTCGCCGCCAGCTCGTCTGGACCTGGGAGCAGTACCGCGGAACCGGCCACGGCCGCTCGCTCGAAGGGGCTGCGTAA
- a CDS encoding PucR family transcriptional regulator yields the protein MRLRALLETEALGLRLLGGEDELDRTVRGVMTTDLRDPSRYLTGGELVLTGLAWRRNSADSEPFVRILASAGVAGLAAGEAELGDIPDDLVSACRRNRLPLFAVNEDVAFATITEYVVRQVSGERAGDLAAVVDRHRRLMTSGPAGGGPDVVLDLLTTDLDLRAWVLSPTGRQIAGAGEPLAPGVCATLAGEHLAAVRTGRRGPHRISIQGITYSLFPIRGAGRGPGGPGARDVRESVLSDWFLAVEADAGDWPAERLDLLQGVTQLIAVERDRRDAARTVRRRLAQEVLELVQTGAAPAEIAARLRVAAPVLLPGLGTAPHWQVVVARVDWDGGDIPGGPVAQSLLEEILVDPSVSGPEPSDRIAVAHAGDEAIALVPLPALPAEPGEEKGPDRALNADELLSAVREPLQAGLADDGRLTLGVSAAVHSAEGLRGALEEARHARRVAAARPGRVCAAGHHELASHVLLLPFVPDDVRRAFTARLLDPLRDYDRRHRAELIPTLEAFLDCDGSWTRCATRLHLHVNTLRYRVGRIEQLTGRDLSRLEDKLDFFLALRMS from the coding sequence ATGCGGCTGCGCGCACTGCTGGAAACCGAGGCGCTGGGGCTGCGGCTGCTGGGCGGCGAGGACGAACTCGACCGGACGGTCCGCGGCGTCATGACGACCGACCTACGGGATCCCAGCCGATACCTCACCGGGGGCGAACTCGTCCTGACCGGCCTGGCGTGGCGAAGAAATTCGGCCGACTCCGAGCCATTCGTACGAATCCTCGCGAGCGCGGGCGTCGCGGGCCTCGCGGCCGGCGAGGCGGAGCTCGGGGACATCCCCGACGATCTCGTTTCAGCCTGTCGGCGCAACCGGCTGCCGCTGTTCGCGGTGAACGAAGACGTTGCATTCGCCACGATCACCGAGTACGTCGTGCGGCAGGTCTCCGGCGAGCGCGCGGGCGATCTCGCGGCGGTCGTGGACCGGCACCGCCGCCTCATGACGTCGGGCCCCGCGGGGGGTGGACCCGATGTGGTGCTCGATCTGCTCACCACCGACCTCGATCTGCGGGCGTGGGTGCTGTCCCCCACGGGCCGGCAGATCGCCGGGGCGGGCGAACCCCTGGCGCCGGGCGTCTGCGCGACCCTGGCCGGAGAGCACCTGGCGGCGGTCCGCACCGGGCGCAGGGGCCCGCACCGGATCTCCATCCAGGGTATTACGTACTCCCTCTTCCCGATCAGGGGCGCGGGCCGTGGCCCGGGCGGCCCCGGCGCCCGTGACGTGCGCGAAAGCGTGCTCTCGGACTGGTTCCTGGCCGTCGAGGCCGACGCCGGGGACTGGCCCGCCGAGCGGCTCGACCTGCTCCAGGGCGTGACCCAGCTGATCGCCGTCGAGCGCGACCGGCGCGACGCGGCCCGTACGGTGCGCCGCCGCCTGGCCCAGGAGGTGCTGGAGCTGGTCCAGACGGGCGCCGCGCCCGCCGAGATCGCCGCCCGCCTGCGGGTCGCGGCCCCGGTGCTGCTCCCGGGGCTGGGCACCGCCCCGCACTGGCAGGTCGTCGTGGCGCGGGTCGACTGGGACGGCGGGGACATCCCCGGCGGCCCGGTGGCCCAGTCGCTGCTGGAGGAGATCCTCGTCGACCCCTCCGTCTCGGGGCCCGAGCCCTCGGACCGCATCGCCGTCGCCCACGCGGGCGACGAGGCCATCGCCCTCGTACCGCTGCCCGCGCTCCCGGCGGAGCCCGGCGAGGAGAAGGGCCCGGACCGCGCCCTGAACGCCGACGAGCTGCTCTCGGCCGTACGGGAGCCCCTGCAGGCGGGCCTCGCCGACGACGGCCGGCTCACCCTGGGCGTCAGCGCGGCCGTGCACTCCGCCGAGGGGCTGCGCGGGGCGCTGGAGGAGGCCCGGCACGCCCGCCGGGTCGCCGCGGCCCGCCCGGGCCGCGTCTGCGCGGCGGGCCACCACGAGCTGGCCTCGCACGTGCTGCTGCTGCCGTTCGTCCCGGACGACGTGCGCCGCGCCTTCACGGCCCGCCTGCTGGACCCGCTGCGGGACTACGACCGCCGCCACCGCGCGGAGCTCATCCCGACGCTGGAGGCCTTCCTGGACTGCGACGGATCGTGGACGCGCTGCGCGACGCGGCTGCACCTGCACGTCAACACGCTGCGGTACCGGGTCGGGCGAATCGAGCAGTTGACGGGGCGTGACCTCTCGCGGCTGGAGGACAAGCTCGACTTCTTCCTGGCACTGCGGATGAGCTGA